From the Photobacterium sp. GJ3 genome, one window contains:
- a CDS encoding SRPBCC family protein, protein MPAHTISLEQSAQAPKEVLFQLLTDHQNLGRFFDGTYHLVKPGFPMPNGIGAIRRVSAGPFSFDEKVIDYKENEHLHYRIVKGGPLQEHGGWIQIQSLNAVTSKIQYRISFSPKVKGTGWIIKLLLEKSIRRALENIARHGESAWKR, encoded by the coding sequence ATGCCAGCTCACACAATCTCTCTGGAGCAATCTGCCCAGGCCCCGAAGGAAGTTTTGTTCCAGTTGTTAACAGACCATCAGAACCTGGGGCGTTTTTTTGACGGCACTTATCATCTGGTCAAACCCGGCTTTCCGATGCCAAATGGTATTGGTGCAATTCGACGTGTCTCTGCGGGCCCCTTTTCCTTCGATGAAAAAGTAATTGATTACAAAGAGAATGAGCACCTTCACTACCGGATTGTCAAAGGTGGCCCACTTCAGGAGCACGGAGGTTGGATTCAGATTCAGAGCCTGAATGCTGTAACCAGTAAGATTCAATACCGCATCAGTTTTTCCCCGAAAGTGAAAGGAACAGGCTGGATCATTAAACTTTTGCTTGAAAAAAGCATTCGTAGAGCTCTGGAAAATATTGCAAGGCATGGTGAGTCGGCATGGAAGCGCTAA
- a CDS encoding NAD(P)-dependent oxidoreductase, with protein sequence MTSKTVAFIGLGTMGFPMAGHLAKAGFQVVVYNRTTATTEKWLNTYTGTLARTPAEAAQHADVILTCVGNDHDVREVYCGPQGILSTARPGSLLIDHTTASAEVAREIAAAAANVSAAFLDAPVSGGEAGAVNGCLTVMVGGSQANFEQAQPIFAAYAKASTLMGDVGFGQITKMANQICIAGVLQGLSEAITLAKSAGLDIEKMTDVLKHGAAGSWQMENRAVTMAADKFDFGFAIDWMRKDLAICFEAAEQYGVALPLARQVDAEYEKLQARGFQRADTSVLIKQFDK encoded by the coding sequence ATGACTTCGAAAACCGTTGCATTTATCGGCTTAGGCACGATGGGATTCCCAATGGCCGGACACCTTGCCAAAGCAGGCTTTCAGGTGGTTGTGTATAACCGGACCACGGCAACTACTGAGAAATGGCTGAACACTTATACTGGCACACTGGCACGTACCCCTGCAGAAGCTGCTCAACATGCCGATGTCATTCTGACCTGCGTCGGCAATGATCACGATGTCCGTGAAGTGTACTGTGGCCCGCAAGGAATTCTGAGCACAGCACGCCCAGGATCTTTGCTGATTGACCACACGACAGCCTCGGCTGAAGTGGCCCGTGAAATTGCTGCGGCAGCGGCAAACGTTTCGGCCGCCTTTCTGGATGCCCCTGTCTCTGGCGGAGAAGCGGGTGCAGTCAACGGATGTCTGACCGTGATGGTTGGCGGAAGTCAGGCAAATTTTGAACAGGCCCAGCCCATCTTTGCGGCTTATGCGAAGGCTTCAACCCTGATGGGCGACGTCGGCTTCGGTCAGATTACGAAAATGGCAAACCAAATCTGCATCGCAGGCGTACTCCAAGGCCTGTCCGAAGCAATTACCCTGGCAAAATCTGCAGGTCTGGACATAGAAAAAATGACTGACGTGCTGAAACACGGTGCGGCCGGTTCCTGGCAAATGGAAAACCGTGCTGTCACCATGGCAGCGGATAAATTTGATTTCGGTTTTGCGATCGACTGGATGCGAAAGGATCTCGCCATCTGTTTTGAAGCTGCCGAACAATACGGTGTTGCCCTACCGCTGGCGCGTCAGGTTGACGCTGAATATGAAAAACTTCAGGCTCGCGGATTTCAGCGTGCCGATACTTCCGTACTGATTAAGCAGTTCGACAAGTAA
- a CDS encoding sterol desaturase family protein: protein MEALILLAVSPIFFLVMLWEYRQLKRKGDTDYSHKEIFCNLTLAGLHQTADLIATILLMPFFLWVYQFRLFDLSLSAATLFAAFLLQDFCYYWFHRASHHVNWLWASHIVHHSSQKMNFTTAFRQSLTYPISGMWLFWMPLILIGYPPETVVLVVGLNLGFQFFVHTRMIKRLGWLEFIFNTPSHHRVHHARNPEYIDKNFAGVLIIWDKLFGTFVPENDQIVIRYGIREDFTGWHPLKATFHHWGHIFHAALAPNQSIRTRFYRLFGPPGQH, encoded by the coding sequence ATGGAAGCGCTAATCTTACTGGCGGTCAGCCCGATCTTTTTTCTGGTGATGCTGTGGGAATACCGCCAACTCAAACGAAAAGGCGATACAGATTACAGTCACAAAGAGATCTTCTGTAACCTCACGCTCGCCGGGTTACATCAGACAGCCGATCTCATCGCAACAATCTTACTCATGCCCTTCTTTTTATGGGTCTATCAATTCAGGCTGTTTGATCTGAGTTTATCGGCAGCAACTTTGTTTGCCGCTTTTTTGCTGCAGGATTTCTGTTATTACTGGTTTCACCGGGCCTCACACCATGTCAACTGGTTATGGGCATCGCACATCGTGCATCACTCCTCACAAAAGATGAACTTCACCACAGCTTTCCGCCAAAGCCTGACTTACCCGATTTCAGGAATGTGGCTGTTTTGGATGCCTCTGATTCTGATTGGTTATCCACCAGAAACTGTTGTGCTGGTCGTCGGGTTGAATCTCGGGTTCCAGTTTTTTGTCCATACGCGGATGATCAAGCGGCTTGGGTGGCTTGAATTTATTTTTAACACACCGTCTCACCACAGAGTGCACCATGCGCGAAACCCCGAGTATATCGACAAAAATTTTGCGGGCGTGCTGATCATCTGGGACAAACTTTTCGGTACTTTCGTACCCGAAAACGACCAAATCGTTATCCGTTATGGCATTCGGGAAGACTTTACGGGCTGGCATCCGCTCAAAGCAACATTCCATCATTGGGGGCACATCTTTCATGCCGCACTTGCGCCCAATCAATCCATACGGACTCGTTTTTACCGGCTTTTTGGTCCACCCGGTCAACATTGA
- a CDS encoding GNAT family N-acetyltransferase: MRQPLLTTERLLLRPLQLADAPRIQKLAGAPEIALGTTNIPSPYDSGMAGQWIGRALAGWEQGTLAIFAMTLRDTEQFIGCIGLHHIENQTAQLGFWLGVPFWHQGYCSEAACCIVQYGFSSLKLSKIFGQHRRVDPKPGKVLERAGFQFIRIKEKAIRVNRITEDLSYYEATAPQFAEV, translated from the coding sequence GTGAGACAGCCTTTACTAACAACCGAACGTTTGTTGCTTCGTCCACTGCAACTGGCTGATGCCCCCCGAATTCAGAAACTTGCAGGTGCGCCTGAAATCGCGCTGGGCACGACCAATATTCCCTCCCCCTATGATTCCGGCATGGCGGGTCAGTGGATTGGACGTGCGCTTGCAGGCTGGGAACAAGGCACGCTGGCTATCTTTGCCATGACGCTTCGGGATACAGAGCAATTCATTGGCTGCATTGGGCTCCACCACATTGAAAATCAGACGGCGCAACTTGGATTCTGGTTGGGCGTTCCCTTCTGGCATCAGGGCTACTGCAGTGAAGCTGCCTGCTGTATAGTACAATATGGTTTTTCTTCCCTAAAACTCAGTAAGATCTTTGGTCAGCATCGTCGAGTTGATCCTAAACCGGGGAAAGTTCTGGAACGCGCAGGCTTTCAGTTCATACGAATCAAAGAAAAAGCGATTCGAGTCAATCGGATCACTGAAGATCTCTCTTACTACGAAGCCACTGCCCCACAGTTTGCAGAAGTCTGA